One Solanum lycopersicum chromosome 4, SLM_r2.1 DNA window includes the following coding sequences:
- the LOC104647111 gene encoding uncharacterized protein, translating into MSSPYPFISWGMDVIGPIEPAASNCLRFILVAIDYFTNWVKVAFYKALTMKLVANFVRNNLICHFGVPKSIITDNVVNLNSHLMKQICEQFKITYCNSTAYHPQMNGFVVDANKNIKTILRKMIKNYKCWHEYFPYALLGYRTTIRTSTGPTQYLLVYETEAVIPVEVQIPSLRIIQEAGPNDAEWVGNRYEQLTLIDKKRMICHGQLYQQRMSRAFIKKVRIRIFEVGQLVLKCIFPHQEEYKGKLSPNWQGLYVVHKVLSRVALVLEKMDGRTPQQFGHISSKISISLRYGN; encoded by the coding sequence ATGAGTTCTCCTTATCCATTTATATCCTGGGGCATGGACGTTATTGGACCAATTGAGCCTGCTGCCTCCAATTGTCTTAGGTTCATTTTGGTAGCCATTGACTACTTCACAAATTGGGTCAAAGTTGCATTCTATAAAGCTCTAACAATGAAACTTGTAGCCAATTTTGTTCGCAACAATTTGATATGTCATTTTGGAGTTCCTAAGTCTATCATCACAGACAATGTTGTAAATCTGAACAGTCACTTGATGAAACAGATATGTGAACAATTCAAAATTACCTATTGTAATTCAACTGCGTATCATCCCCAGATGAATGGATTTGTGGTAGATGCTAATAAGAACATCAAGACGATATTGAGAAAGATGATTAAAAACTACAAATGTTGGCATGAATATTTTCCTTATGCTTTACTAGGTTATCGCACCACAATTCGAACCTCAACTGGACCAACTCAGTATCTATTAGTATACGAAACAGAAGCAGTGATACCAGTTGAAGTTCAGATACCATCTTTAAGGATTATTCAGGAAGCTGGACCGAACGATGCAGAATGGGTTGGTAATCGATATGAGCAGTTAACATTAATTGATAAGAAAAGAATGATTTGTCATGGCCAATTGTACCAACAGAGAATGAGTCGTGCTTTCATAAAGAAAGTAAGAATTCGAATATTTGAGGTAGGCCAATTGGTGTTAAAGTGCATTTTCCCTCATCAAGAGGAATATAAAGGAAAATTATCACCTAACTGGCAAGGACTGTATGTTGTCCACAAAGTATTGTCAAGAGTAGCTTTGGTTCTTGAAAAGATGGATGGTCGG